One Pseudochaenichthys georgianus chromosome 4, fPseGeo1.2, whole genome shotgun sequence DNA window includes the following coding sequences:
- the usp24 gene encoding ubiquitin carboxyl-terminal hydrolase 24 isoform X5: METEEEQHITTLLCMGFPDPDVIRKALRLAKNDINEAVALLTNESPGLGYGYEPMESGPAPGVGSTGDGESSGRTGTGGFDPPPAYHDVVDSERSNDENGNCSGGSMEFPTTNLYELESRVFTDHWSIPYKREESLGKCLIASTCLARHGLADADENCKRFIDRCMPEAFKKLLTSSAVHKWGTEIHEGIYNMLMLLVELVAERVKQDPVPVGLMGVLTMAFNPDNEYHFKNRMKVCQRSWAEVFGEEANMFAVSPSNSYQKEPHGWLVDLVNRFGELGGFTAIQTKLNIDEIEIACVSALVQPLGVSAEYLNSSLVQPMLDPVIHKMITYVQNLEEKDLKDKRLVSIPDLLSAIKLLCMRFQRELVTVVDDLRLDTLLRMLKTPHFSTKMNSLKEVTKLIEESTVSKTVKNAIDTDKLLDWLVENSVLSIALEGNIDQAQYCERIKGIIELLGSKLSLDELSKIWKIQAGQSSTVIENIHTIIAAAAVKFSFDQLTHLFALIQKSWEVESDRVRQKLLSLIGRIGREARSETTTGKVLEVLWELAHLPSLPTSLVQQALEEHLGILSDAYAVKETVKRNYIIKCIEDIKKTHIQDDCKGSDTQSLFLTGTWSKKKANSLAKASQPSAPQAVWVVPALRQLHEITRSFIKQTYQKQDKSIIQDLKKNFEIVKLITGSLVCCHRLAVTAAGNSGLSGSTLVDGRYTYQEYLDSHLRFLAFFLQEASLYLVWNRAKELWECLVSGPDVCELDREMCFEWFTKGQHDLESDVQQQLFKEKILKLEPYEITMNGFNLFKTFFENVNLCDHRLKRQGTQLCVERLDLAGMDFIWRIAMETPDEEIANEAIQLIITYSYTNLNPKMKKDSVSLHKKFIADCYKRLEAASSALGGPTLTHAVTRATKMLTATAMPTVATSVQSPSRSTKLVIIERLLLLAERYVITIEDLYSVPRTILPHGASFNGHPVALHITYESTKDTFTLETHSNETIGSIRWKISEHLSCPVDNVQIFANDSVMTMNRDQKLLSQLGFNDEQSLTVKSSGTGTPSGSSESSASASSSSSSAVFNSAYALEQEKSLPGVVMALVCNVFEMLYQLANLDETRITLRVRKLLLLIPTDPEVQDALDNFVPKESSVWSHQKTLFQGTGSRSPSMSSKQQHQAPSAASILESLFRSSAPGMSTFRVLYNLEVLSSKLMPTSDDEMAKTSSKSFCENFLKAGGLSLVVNVMQRDSIPSEVDYETRQGVYSICLQLARFLLVGQSMPAALDDDVIRDGESLSSRPFRNAGRAGRQLSLCGTPEKSSYRQMSLSERSSIRVEEIVPAARVAIQTMEVGDFTSTVACFMRLTWAAAAGRLDLVGSPQPIRETHSSLLPQGVRTRVSSTGSNCSSSSEGETPPTALHAGICVRQQCVSVKDTIIAREALSLLVTCLQLRCQQLCSFYNLPSVNDFIIDVLLGSPSGEIRRVACDQLYTLSQTDTSAFAEVQKPNLFLISVVLTAQLPLWSPTSIMRGVNQRLLSQCTEYFDLRCQLLDDLTTSEMEVLKVSAATMLEDEISWLDNFEPSWSSEMETSEADNILLAGHLRLIKTLLSLCGNDKEHLGQSLIQQLLDDFLFRASRIIINSSNPTPSPAPSHDFHPKCSTASSRLAAYEVLVMLADSSLSNLRLIVKELMTMHHQSDPSLCKEFDYLPPVESRSVSGFVGLKNGGATCYMNAVFQQLYMQPGLAEAFLSIEEDTDQPEESVFYQVQSLFGHLMESKLQYYIPENFWKIFKMWNKELYVREQQDAYEFFTSLVDQLDEHLKKMGREQIFKNTFQGIFSDQKICKDCPHRYEREETFMALNLGVTSCQSLEISLDQFVRGEVLEGSNAYYCEKCKEKRTTVKRTCIKSLPSVLCIHLMRFGFDWESGRSIKYDEQIRFPWVLNMEPYTVSGMARQDCSGEASESRGDGTSGGSPRKKVTISENYELVGVVVHSGQAHAGHYYSFIKDRRGSARGRWYKFNDNVVEEFDMNDETLEYECFGGEYRPKVYDQSNPYPDVRRRYWNAYMLFYQKISDQNSPVLPKKSRVSIMRQEAEDLTLSAPSSPDVSPQSSPRPPRANNDRLTILTRLVRKGEKKGLFVEKMPASIYQMVRDENLKFMKNRDVYNSDYFNFTLSLASVNATKLKHADYQPMAKESLKLAVHFLFHTYLHTKKKLRVDTEEWMATVEVLLTKSSEACQWMAQYLVGPEGRETTRVCLLECSVREVRVVFASILEKTLECSLHFGDPGADNLMDTLLSLLDKDVPENVKNCAQYFGLFSNFAQRGCGPCQLLLKHSAYRRMLIFLLGPNRQNNQNRRWSPAQAREFLHLHNTLAFITLHSDLDPQRTHPPEGSKLRVSCIPSSTQLLPLNADIQASLFTPEGQPYLLEVMFAMRELSGPLSLLIEMVTYISYCNEPFSLGVLQLLKSQLETAPPHELKNVFQMLQELLVMEDPLQTQRLKYAFESEKGLLALMHQSNNVDSRRCYQCVKFLVTLAQKCAPAKDYFKDLSGHWSWAVQWLQKKMTEHYWTPQSNVSNETSTNKTFQRTISAQDTLAYATALLNEKEQSGSSNGSDGSPANENADRSLRQGSESPMMLGDSKSDLEDVDP, encoded by the exons ATGGAGACCGAAGAGGAGCAGCACATCACCACGCTCCTCTGCATGGGTTTCCCAGACCCCGACGTGATAAGGAAAGCGCTCCGGCTAGCAAAGAACGACATAAACGAGGCAGTGGCGCTGCTGACAAACGAAAGCCCCGGACTCGGGTATGGATATGAGCCGATGGAGAGCGGGCCTGCCCCCGGCGTGGGCTCCACTGGAGACGGGGAAAGCAGCGGGCGGACTGGGACTGGAGGGTTTGATCCCCCACCCGCATACCACGATGTAGTGGATAGTGAG AGGAGCAATGATGAGAATGGGAACTGCTCAGGGGGCAGCATGGAGTTTCCCACCACCAACCTGTACGAGCTGGAGAGTCGAGTCTTTACCGACCACTGGTCCATACCTTACAAGAGAGAGGAGTCCCTGGGCAAGTGTCTCATCGCGTCCACCTGCCTCGCCCGGCACG GTCTTGCTGACGCTGATGAGAACTGCAAACGATTTATAGACCGGTGCATGCCGGAGGCCTTCAAAAAG TTGCTGACCAGCAGTGCCGTACACAAATGGGGCACGGAGATTCACGAGGGAATTTACAACATGCTCATGTTGCTGGTGGAGCTGGTAGCAGAGAGGGTGAAGCAGGATCCCGTACCAGTTGGCCTGATGGGAGTCCTGACTATG GCCTTCAACCCTGATAATGAGTACCATTTTAAGAACCGGATGAAGGTCTGTCAGAGGAGCTGGGCTGAAGTTTTTGGAGAAGAGGCCAACATGTTTGCTGTGTCTCCTAGCAACAGCTATCAGAAA GAGCCTCATGGTTGGCTGGTTGATTTGGTGAATCGA TTCGGAGAGTTGGGAGGATTCACTGCCATCCAGACTAAGCTCAACATAGACGAAATTGAGATCGCG TGTGTGTCGGCTCTGGTCCAGCCTCTGGGAGTCAGTGCAGAATACCTAAACTCCAGCCTCGTCCAG CCCATGCTGGACCCAGTCATCCATAAGATGATCACCTACGTGCAGAACCTGGAGGAAAAGGACCTAAAAGACAAG CGTCTGGTGAGCATCCCAGATCTGCTGTCGGCCATCAAGCTGCTGTGTATGCGCTTCCAGAGGGAGCTGGTTACTGTGGTGGACGACCTGCGTCTGGACACGCTGCTGCGCATGCTCAAAACCCCCCACTTCTCTACCAAGATGAACTCCCTCAAAGAG GTGACAAAGTTGATAGAGGAGAGTACAGTGTCTAAGACGGTGAAAAATGCCATTGACACGGATAAACTGTTGGACTGGCTGGTGGAGAACTCAGTCCTATCAATAGCGCTGGAGG GTAACATCGACCAGGCTCAGTACTGCGAGAGAATAAAGGGAATCATTGAGCTGCTGGGGAGTAAACTGTCCCTGGACGAACTCTCCAAGATCTGGAAAATCCAG GCGGGCCAGTCATCAACGGTGATAGAAAACATTCATACAATCATCgccgctgctgctgtgaagtTCAGCTTTGATCAACTCACCCACCTCTTCGCCCTCATACAGAAG AGCTGGGAGGTTGAGAGTGACCGTGTGAGGCAGAAGCTGCTCAGTCTGATCGGGAGGATCGGCAGAGAGGCTCGCTCTGAAACCACAACAGGGAAG GTGCTGGAGGTGCTGTGGGAGTTGGCTCACCTCCCCAGCCTGCCTACCAGTCTCGTTCAGCAGGCGTTGGAGGAGCACCTGGGGATCCTGAGCGACGCCTACGCTGTCAAGGAGACCGTGAAACGCAATTACATCATTAAATGTATTGAGGACATTAAGAAG ACACACATTCAGGACGACTGTAAAGGCAGCGACACTCAAAGCTTATTTCTTACCGGCACTTGGAGCAAGAAGAAAGCTAACTCTTTGGCCAAA GCGTCTCAGCCGAGCGCTCCTCAGGCAGTGTGGGTTGTTCCTGCTCTCCGTCAGCTGCACGAGATCACCCGATCTTTCATCAAGCAGACCTATCAGAAACAGGACAAG AGCATCATTCAAGACTTGAAGAAGAACTTTGAGATCGTGAAACTGATCACAGGATCCCTTGTGTGCTGCCATCGGCTGGCTGTGACCGCGGCGGGAAATAGCGGCCTCTCAGGCTCCACTCTGGTGGACGGGCGGTACACCTACCAGGAG TATCTGGACAGCCACCTGCGCTTCCTGGCCTTCTTCCTCCAGGAGGCCAGCCTCTACCTGGTGTGGAACCGGGCCAAGGAGCTCTGGGAGTGCCTGGTGTCCGGGCCGGATGTCTGTGAACTCGACCGTGAG ATGTGTTTCGAGTGGTTCACCAAAGGACAGCATGACCTCGAGAGTGATGTTCAGCAGCAGCTCTTCAAGGAGAAGATCCTAAAGCTGGAGCCCTATGAGATCACCATGAACG GTTTCAATCTGTTCAAGACCTTCTTTGAGAACGTGAATCTGTGTGACCATCGCCTCAAACGCCAGGGAACTCAGCTG TGTGTGGAGCGTCTTGACCTGGCAGGGATGGATTTTATCTGGCGCATCGCCATGGAAACCCCTGATGAAGAAATAGCCAATGAAGCAATCCAGCTAATTATCACATATAGCTACACTAACCTCAATCCCAAAATGAAGAAG GATTCCGTGTCTTTGCACAAGAAGTTCATTGCTGATTGTTACAAGCGACTGGAG GCAGCAAGCTCGGCCCTCGGAGGGCCTACTTTGACACATGCTGTTACCAGGGCTACCAAGATGCTGACGGCCACTGCCATGCCGACTGTGGCCACATCTGTACAATCACCATCCAG ATCCACTAAGCTGGTGATAATCGAAAGACTGCTGCTACTGGCTGAACGCTACGTCATCACTATAGAG GATTTGTACTCAGTTCCTCGCACTATTCTACCTCACGGGGCCTCGTTCAATGGACACCCCGTCGCTCTTCACATCACCTACGAGTCAACCAAAGACACTTTCACCTTAGAG aCGCACAGCAATGAGACAATAGGAAGTATCCGATGGAAGATATCTGAGCACTTGAGCTGTCCGGTGGATAATGTCCAGATCTTTGCTAACGACAGTGTG ATGACCATGAACCGGGACCAGAAGCTGCTGTCCCAGCTGGGCTTCAATGACGAGCAGAGCCTCACTGTGAAGAGCTCGGGCACCGGCACCCCCTCTGGCAGCTCCGAGTCCTCGGCCTCGGCCTCCAGCAGCTCCAGCTCAGCAGTCTTCAACTCTGCCTACGCCTTGGAGCAG GAGAAATCCCTGCCCGGTGTGGTGATGGCTTTAGTGTGTAATGTTTTCGAGATGCTTTACCAGCTGGCTAATCTAGATGAAACCAG GATCACTCTTCGTGTGAggaagctgctgctgctgattcCAACGGACCCAGAAGTGCAGGATGCTCTCGATAACTTTGTTCCCAAAGAGTCCAGCGTCTGGAGCCACCAG AAGACACTGTTCCAGGGTACAGGCTCTCGCTCTCCGTCGATGTCCTCCAAGCAGCAGCACCAAGCGCCGAGTGCTGCATCCATCTTAGAGTCTCTCTTCAGGTCTTCTGCCCCGGGCATGTCCACCTTCAGAGTGCTGTACAACTTGGAG gTGTTGAGTTCAAAGCTCATGCCCACCTCTGATGATGAGATGGCCAAAACCAGCAGCAAGTCCTTCTGTGAGAACTTCCTTAAAGCAGGAGGCCTCAG TCTGGTGGTGAATGTTATGCAGAGAGATTCCATCCCATCGGAGGTGGACTATGAGACCAGACAAGGAGTCTACTCAATCTGTCTTCAGTTGGCCAG GTTTCTTCTGGTTGGGCAGAGCATGCCTGCAGCGCTGGATGATGATGTCATCAGAGATGGCGAGTCGCTGTCATCTCGTCCGTTTCGTAACGCTGGACGGGCCGGGCGACAGCTGTCTCTCTGTGGAACTCCAGAGAAGTCTTCGTACCGACAGATGTCGCTCTCTGAGCGCTCCTCCATCAGAGTGGAGGAGATCGTACCGGCCGCTCGTGTAGCTATTCAG ACCATGGAGGTGGGTGACTTCACTTCCACTGTGGCCTGTTTCATGCGTCTGACCTGGGCAGCTGCAGCCGGCCGATTGGACCTGGTCGGCAGCCcgcagccaatcagagagacCCACAGCTCCCTTCTGCCGCAGGGAGTCCGCACCAGAGTCAGCAGTACAG GAAGTAACTGCAGCTCCAGCAGTGAAGGGGAGACCCCGCCAACAGCGTTGCATGCAGGGATATGTGTGAGACAGCAGTGTGTCTCAGTTAAAGACACCATCATCGCCCGCGAGGCTCTGTCCCTGCTGGTCACCTGTCTGCAGTTACGCTGTCAGCAGCTAT GTTCTTTTTACAACCTTCCCTCTGTCAATGATTTCATTATTGATGTTTTGCTGGGATCTCCCAGTGGAGAG ATCCGCCGGGTAGCTTGTGATCAGCTCTACACTCTGAGCCAGACCGACACCTCAGCCTTCGCCGAAGTCCAGAAGCCCAACCTGTTCCTGATCTCAGTCGTTCTCACTGCTCAGCTGCCGTTATGGAGTCCTACGTCTATTATGAGAGGCGTCAACCAGAG GTTGCTGTCCCAATGCACTGAGTACTTTGACCTAAGATGTCAGCTTCTGGATGACCTAACCA CCTCAGAGATGGAGGTGTTAAAAGTGAGCGCAGCCACCATGCTGGAGGACGAGATCTCCTGGCTGGACAACTTTGAGCCTAGTTGGAGCTCTGAGATGGAGACCAGCGAGGCGGACAACATCCTCCTGGCAGGACACCTCCGTCTCATCAAGACCCTGCTCTCCCTCTGCGGCAACGATAAGGAGCATCTCG GTCAATCTCTGATTCAGCAGTTGTTGGATGACTTCCTGTTTCGAGCCTCGCGCATCATCATCAACAGTTCAAACCCCACCCCCTCCCCGGCCCCCAGCCACGACTTCCACCCaaa gtgcaGCACAGCCAGCAGCAGACTGGCGGCCTACGAGGTTCTGGTGATGCTCGCAGACAGCTCGCTCTCAAACCTCCGCCTGATCGTCAAAGAGCTCATGACCATGCACCACCAGTCTGATCCTTCCCTCTGCAAGGAGTTTGAT taCCTCCCTCCAGTAGAGAGCCGCTCAGTGTCCGGGTTCGTTGGGTTGAAGAACGGCGGCGCCACATGTTACATGAACGCTGTGTTTCAGCAGCTCTACATGCAGCCGGGTCTAGCAGAG GCTTTCCTGTCCATCGAGGAAGACACAGATCAGCCGGAGGAGAGTGTCTTCTACCAGGTCCAGTCTTTGTTTGGCCACTTGATGGAGAGCAAACTGCAGTACTACATACCCGAGAACTTCTGGAAG ATCTTCAAGATGTGGAACAAGGAGTTGTATGTACGAGAGCAGCAGGATGCTTACGAGTTCTTCACTAGCCTGGTGGATCAGCTTGACGAACATCTCAAG AAAATGGGTCGGGAGCAGATCTTCAAAAACACATTTCAAGGAATCTTCTCTGACCAAAAGATTTGCAAAGACTGTCCTCATCG ATACGAGCGTGAAGAAACATTCATGGCTTTGAACCTCGGAGTGACGTCTTGTCAAAGCTTAGAGATCTCTTTGGACCAGTTTGTCAGAGGAGAGGTGCTGGAGGGCAGCAACGCCTACTACTGTGAGAAATGCAAGGAGAAG AGGACCACAGTGAAGAGGACATGTATCAAATCCCTGCCCAGCGTTCTCTGCATCCACCTCATGCGCTTCGGCTTCGACTGGGAGAGTGGACGCTCCATCAAATACGATGAGCAGATCAGG TTCCCCTGGGTGTTGAACATGGAGCCGTACACCGTCTCTGGGATGGCCCGTCAGGACTGCAGCGGAGAGGCCAGCGAGAGTCGAGGCGACGGGACCTCAGGAGGGTCACCCCGAAAGAAAGTCACGATTTCTGAGAACTACGAACTCGTGGGAGTTGTCGTCCACAGCGGTCAGGCACATGCCGGTCACTATTACTCCTTCATTAAAGATAGACG TGGCAGCGCTCGTGGACGTTGGTACAAGTTCAACGACAACGTGGTGGAGGAGTTCGATATGAATGACGAAACTTTGGAGTATGAGTGCTTTGGGGGAGAGTACCGTCCCAAAGTGTACGACCAAT ctaACCCATACCCTGATGTGCGGAGGAGATACTGGAACGCCTACATGTTGTTCTATCAGAAGATCAGCGACCAGAACTCGCCCGTCCTGCCCAAGAAAAGCAGAGTCAGCATCATGAGGCAAGAGGCTGAGGACCTTACACT TTCTGCCCCGTCCTCCCCTGATGTTTCTCCACAGTCCTCTCCTCGACCCCCCAGGGCCAACAACGACCGCCTCACCATCCTCACCCGCCTGGTCCGCAAGGGAGAGAAAAAGGGACTGTTTGTAGAGAAGATGCCCGCCAGCATTTATCAG ATGGTGAGAGATGAGAATCTTAAGTTCATGAAGAACAGAGACGTCTACAACAGCGACTACTTCAACTTCACGCTCTCCCTGGCCTCCGTCAACGCA ACGAAGCTGAAGCATGCGGACTACCAGCCCATGGCCAAAGAGAGTCTTAAGCTGGcggttcacttcctgtttcacacCTACCTGCACACCAAAAAGAAACTCCG CGTGGACACAGAGGAGTGGATGGCCACAGTGGAGGTGTTGCTGACTAAGAGCAGCGAAGCCTGTCAGTGGATGGCGCAGTACCTGGTGGGGCCGGAGGGACGAGAGACCACCAG GGTCTGTCTGTTGGAGTGCAGTGTGAGGGAGGTGAGGGTGGTGTTCGCCTCCATCCTTGAGAAGACTCTGGAGTGCTCACTTCACTTTGGAGACCCGGGAGCGGACAACTTAATGGACACTCTGCTCTCCTTATTGGACAAAGACGTTCCTGAGAATGTGAAGAACTGCGCTCAGTACTTTGGTCTCTTCAGTAACTTTGCTCAGAGG GGATGCGGTCCTTGTCAGCTGTTGTTGAAACACTCAGCTTACCGCCGGATGCTCATCTTCCTGCTCGGACCCAACAGGCAAAACAACCAG AACCGGCGCTGGAGTCCCGCTCAGGCTCGGGAGTTTCTTCACCTCCACAACACGCTGGCCTTCATCACACTACACTCTGACCTCGACCCCCAGCGGACGCATC CTCCAGAAGGGTCTAAGCTGCGTGTGAGCTGCATCCCGTCCTCGACCCAGCTGCTGCCCCTCAACGCAGACATCCAGGCctctctcttcactccagaggGACAGCCTTACCTTCTCGAG GTGATGTTTGCCATGCGGGAGCTGTCCGGGCCGCTGTCCCTCCTGATCGAGATGGTGACCTACATTTCGTACTGTAACGAGCCTTTCTCCCTGGGTGTGCTGCAGCTGCTAAAG TCCCAGCTGGAGACTGCCCCCCCTCATGAACTGAAGAACGTTTTCCAGATGCTGCAGGAGCTACTG GTAATGGAAGACCCTCTGCAAACCCAGAGACTCAAGTATGCATTTGAGTCAGAGAAAGGCCTTTTAG CTTTGATGCACCAGAGCAACAACGTGGACAGCCGACGCTGCTACCAGTGTGTGAAGTTCCTGGTCACATTAGCCCAGAA GTGTGCTCCAGCCAAAGATTACTTCAAGGACTTGTCTGGTCACTGGAGCTGGGCGGTGCAGTGGCTGCAGAAAAAG ATGACTGAACATTACTGGACTCCACAGAGCAACGTCTCCAACGAGACATCCACTAACAAAACCTTCCAGCGCACTATCTCtgcacag GACACCTTGGCCTATGCCACGGCATTGTTAAACGAGAAGGAGCAGTCCGGCAGCAGCAACGGCTCAGACGGCAGCCCGGCAAACGAAAACGCCGACCGCAGCCTCCGACAG